The Triticum aestivum cultivar Chinese Spring chromosome 3A, IWGSC CS RefSeq v2.1, whole genome shotgun sequence genome includes a region encoding these proteins:
- the LOC123057264 gene encoding uncharacterized protein → MEWLRRPAARAVPDAPVSSSLGGARCSNCYLQPAMAAAATARATPADQHIGLGVCPGQPSDSDSPRPGGGRFKIVDALAEQKTRYPKKKQETGGDGGDRRPDAPPHPRRSAAPTHPRDSDAPPPRRPSDASPPRRTSDTPPLRRPDAPPTLRRLDAHPTLCRPTLRRSAASSTPVLVLQAVILPQGQKWTFETKAAGGSYTRVRLDRALGSAEWCAQFPLAVVEHLTVATSDHSPLLLKLDPPTRRPVQERQLRYECMWDTHPELVPTVQHAWVANGPNLTVAEVRANLESLSNNLGEWSKSTFGNVKAEIRRLKKDLQRLRSNPLRVGLSHVGIKINDRLIELYLREEVMWRQRSRVEWLSAGDRNTHFFHLQASMRRPKNPIKALQKQDGQLTEDLTEMQQLAQEFYKNLYTSEGVEGVDDVL, encoded by the exons ATGGAGTGGCTCCGGCGGCCAGCAGCCCGGGCGGTGCCAGATGCGCCCGTGAGCAGCAGCCTGGGCGGCGCGAGATGCAGCAACTGCTACTTGCAGCCGGCCATGGCCGCCGCAGCCACGGCCAGAGCAACGCCGGCAGACCAGCACATCGGCTTGG GCGTTTGTCCGGGCCAGCCCTCCGACTCCGATTCTCCCCGACCAGGCGGGGGACGGTTCAAAATAGTCGATGCCCTAGCGGAACAGAAGACGCGGTACCCTAAAAAAAAACAGGAGACGGGCGGAGACGGAGGCGaccgccgccccgacgccccgcCGCACCCCCGACGCTCCGCCGCCCCGACGCACCCCCGAGACTCCGACgctccgccgccccgtcgcccctccgACGCTTCGCCGCCCCGACGCACCTCCGACACTCCGCCGCTTCGCCGCCCCGACGCACCTCCGACACTCCGCCGCCTCGACGCACACCCAACACTCTGCCGCCCGACGCTCCgtcgctccgccgcctcctcgacgCCAGTCCTCGTCCTGCAGGCTGTCATTCTCCCCCAG GGTCAGAAGTGGACGTTTGAAACCAAAGCTGCAGGAGGCTCGTATACTAGGGTGAGGCTTGACAGAGCGCTCGGTTCAGCCGAGTGGTGCGCACAATTTCCCCTTGCTGTGGTAGAACATCTGACTGTTGCAACCTCTGATCATTCCCCTCTTTTGCTAAAGCTCGATCCACCAACTAGAAGGCCGGTACAGGAAAGGCAGTTACGTTATGAATGCATGTGGGACACGCACCCTGAGTTAGTCCCCACGGTCCAGCATGCATGGGTGGCAAACGGCCCTAATCTAACGGTGGCCGAGGTTCGTGCGAACCTAGAATCCTTGTCTAACAACTTAGGCGAGTGGAGTAAGTCAACTTTTGGCAATGTCAAGGCTGAAATAAGAAGGCTAAAGAAGGACTTACAACGGCTCAGAAGTAACCCGCTCAGAGTAGGCCTGAGCCATGTAGGGATCAAAATTAATGATCGTCTAATTGAGCTCTATCTGCGTGAGGAGGTGATGTGGCGCCAAAGGTCCAGGGTGGAGTGGCTATCTGCAGGTGACAGGAATACACACTTTTTCCACCTTCAGGCGTCGATGCGACGGCCAAAAAATCCGATTAAAGCTCTACAGAAACAAGATGGGCAACTAACAGAGGATCTCACGGAGATGCAGCAACTTGCCCAAGAATTCTATAAAAATCTCTACACTTCCGAAGGAGTGGAAGGAGTAGATGATGTTCTCTAG